Proteins co-encoded in one Polynucleobacter sp. MWH-UH19D genomic window:
- a CDS encoding ABC transporter ATP-binding protein, which yields MSALLRVEDLKVTYGGINAVKGIDLHVNQGELVALIGANGAGKSSSLKAIAGLLMPAAGVIQFADQQTNGQPAYELARLGLGLVPEGRGVFKRMTILENLQMGAFMKSDAKAIDRKLEEVFYYFPRLKERISQLAGTLSGGEQQMVAMGRAMMAEPKLLLLDEPSMGLSPIMVDTIFDVVRNLSKNGMTILLVEQNARLALQMADRAYVMESGLIALTGLGSELLQDPRVRTAYLGE from the coding sequence GGTAGAAGATCTAAAAGTCACCTATGGTGGTATCAATGCTGTTAAAGGAATTGATCTGCACGTCAATCAAGGTGAATTAGTAGCTTTAATTGGCGCCAATGGCGCGGGTAAGAGCTCCAGCCTTAAAGCAATCGCTGGCTTATTAATGCCAGCGGCCGGCGTCATTCAATTTGCTGACCAGCAAACCAATGGACAACCCGCATATGAGTTGGCGCGTTTAGGCCTTGGTTTAGTTCCAGAGGGGCGCGGCGTATTTAAGCGCATGACCATTTTAGAAAATTTACAGATGGGCGCGTTCATGAAGAGTGATGCCAAGGCAATTGATCGCAAACTCGAAGAAGTCTTTTATTACTTCCCAAGATTGAAAGAGCGGATTTCTCAATTAGCCGGAACACTTTCTGGTGGAGAACAGCAAATGGTGGCAATGGGGAGGGCAATGATGGCTGAGCCAAAATTGCTTTTACTAGATGAGCCTTCTATGGGCTTATCACCCATTATGGTCGACACCATCTTTGATGTGGTGCGCAATCTCTCCAAGAATGGCATGACGATTTTATTGGTGGAACAAAATGCACGCTTAGCCTTGCAAATGGCAGATCGTGCTTATGTGATGGAGAGTGGACTTATTGCCCTCACTGGACTTGGATCTGAATTACTTCAAGATCCGAGAGTGCGCACTGCTTACTTAGGTGAGTAA